One genomic region from Osmerus mordax isolate fOsmMor3 chromosome 4, fOsmMor3.pri, whole genome shotgun sequence encodes:
- the tmtc3 gene encoding protein O-mannosyl-transferase TMTC3 isoform X1 gives MAVVSWKEILLLTGLVVGCYWNSLSCGFVFDDVSAILDNKDLRPSTPLRNLFLNDFWGTPMAEERSHKSYRPLTVLTFRLNYIFSELRASSYHLLNVVLHAVVCVLFLRVCRLFLDMTSSLVAALLFAVHPIHTEAITGVVGRAELLSSIFLLAAFLAYTRSKGADHSIVWTPIALTVVLVAAATLCKEQGITVIGICCVHEVFVAQGFTLPILVDTLLQVLRGKDGFPYAVLQTLLKLIILIISTLLLVIIRVQVIQSQLPVFTRFDNPAAVSPAPTRQLTFNYLLPVNAWLLLNPSELCCDWTMGTIPLVESPLDLRNMATLAFYILLGLLAYHSLRYSHSSSKTVIMALSLIVLPFIPASNLFFPVGFVVAERVLYVPSMGFCVLVAHGFRIVSNKGYMKRISWLMIGVLLATHAVKTFNRNWDWETEYTLFTSALKLSFLSPLPQVNKNNAKLWNNVGHALENQNSYEKALRYFLQATRVQPDDIGAHMNVGRTYKNLNKSKEAEDAYLVAKSLMPQIIPGKKYATRVAPNHLNVYINLANLIRTNDSRLEEADQLYRQAISMRPDFKQAYISRGELLLKMNKPTEAREAYLRALELDRTNADLWYNLAIVNIEMKEPSEALKNFNHALELNSRHKLALFNSALLMQESGEPRLRPEANRRFLMYVEEEPDDANGYFNLGMLAMDANENTEAERWMRKAIRLQTGFRSALFNLALLYSQAKRELEALPVLDELLRHHPEHVKGLILKGDILMNHKKDTGGAKACFEHILRMDPTNVQGKHNLCVVFFEERDLARAERCLEETLAMAPHEEYVRRHLSIVRNKMAALSAAGHPLSPAEGATVPAKEELEARQKVAQEEDKEGRGTTDAREGAMSEKNARKSASVGTLRDAGEDKSEHLEGSQADKRTKSKSTKEIKDIEKKRAAALKRLEEIERILSGD, from the exons ATGGCTGTCGTGTCGTGGAAGGAGATCTTGCTTTTGACTGGACTGGTGGTGGGTTGTTACTGGAACAGCCTGTCCTGTGGCTTTGTGTTTGACGATGTCTCAGCCATCCTCGACAACAAGGATCTGcgcccctctacccctctccgcAACCTTTTCCTCAATGACTTCTGGGGGACTCCCATGGCTGAG GAGAGGAGCCATAAATCGTACAGACCCCTGACGGTACTCACTTTCCGGCTGAACTACATCTTCAGTGAGCTGAGGGCCTCATCCTACCACCTGCTCAATGTTGTTCTGCacgctgtggtgtgtgtgctgttcctgCGTGTCTGCCGCCTTTTCCTGGATATGACCTCCAGCCTGGTGGCGGCGCTGCTGTTTGCAGTGCACCCCATCCACACTGAGGCG ATTACAGGTGTGGTCGGCAGAGCAGAGCTTCTGTCTTCAATCTTCTTGTTGGCTGCTTTCTTGGCCTACACCAGGTCCAAAGGTGCAGACCATTCGATTG TTTGGACCCCTATTGCTCTGACTGTGGTCCTGGTGGCTGCAGCCACACTTTGTAAAGAGCAGGGTATCACTGTTATTGGCATCTGCTGTGTCCACGAGGTGTTTGTTGCACAAGGG TTCACTCTGCCCATACTTGTAGACACTCTACTACAGGTACTTCGGGGGAAAGATGGTTTCCCCTATGCAGTCCTGCAGACACTCCTCAAGCTTATCATTCTCATTATCAGCACGTTACTGCTGGTTATCATCCGTGTCCAGGTCATCCAATCACAGCTCCCTGTTTTTACCAG GTTTGATAACCCTGCAGCCGTCAGTCCTGCGCCTACCAGGCAGCTAACCTTCAACTACTTGCTGCCCGTCAATGCATGGTTGTTGCTCAACCCCTCTGAGCTCTGCTGTGACTGGACCATGGGCACCATCCCACTGGTGGAGTCACCCCTGGACCTGCGGAACATGGCCACCCTGGCGTTCTACATCCTCCTGGGTCTGCTGGCCTACCACAGCCTGCGTTACAGCCACAGCTCCTCCAAGACTGTCATCATG gcCCTTTCTTTGATTGTGCTTCCTTTCATCCCTGCATCCAACCTCTTCTTCCCTGTGGGCTTTGTAGTGGCAGAGAGGGTACTCTATGTTCCCAGCATGGgattctgtgtgcttgtggcaCATGGATTTAGGATTGTCTCCAATAAAGG ATACATGAAGAGGATCTCGTGGTTGATGATAGGCGTGCTTCTTGCAACGCATGCGGTCAAAACATTCAACAGGAACTGGGACTGGGAGACTGAGTACACGCTGTTTACATCTGCACTCAAA CTTAGCTTCCTCTCGCCCCTCCCTCAGGTCAACAAGAATAATGCCAAGTTATGGAACAATGTTGGCCATGCTCTGGAAAATCAAAACAGTTATGAGAAAGCCTTGAGATATTTCCTTCAGGCTACTCGGGTCCAGCCAG ATGACATTGGGGCTCATATGAATGTCGGAAGGACATACAAGAACCTAAACAAATCAAAAGAAGCTGAAGACGCCTACCTTGTTGCCAAATCCCTCATGCCACAG ATTATTCCAGGAAAGAAGTATGCCACGCGGGTGGCGCCCAACCACCTGAACGTGTACATCAACCTGGCCAATCTGATCCGGACTAATGACTCACGCCTGGAAGAGGCTGACCAACTCTATCGACAGGCCATCAGCATGAGGCCTGACTTTAAACAAGCCTACATCAGCAG AGGGGAGCTGCTTCTGAAGATGAACAAGCCTACGGAGGCGAGGGAGGCCTACCTCAGAGCCCTGGAGCTGGACCGCACTAACGCGGACCTGTGGTACAACTTGGCAATCGTCAACATTGAGATGAAGGAGCCATCGGAGGCACTGAAGAACTTCAACCACGCGCTAGAGCTTAACTCTCGTCACAAGCTGGCCCTATTTAACTCTGCCTTGCTCATGCAAGAGTCTG GTGAGCCCAGGCTTCGTCCGGAGGCCAACCGCCGTTTCCTCATGTACGTGGAAGAGGAACCAGACGACGCCAATGGCTACTTCAACCTTGGCATGCTCGCCATGGATGCCAACGAGAACACGGAGGCCGAGCGCTGGATGCGCAAGGCCATACGGCTGCAAACGGGATTCCGCAGCGCGCTCTTCAACCTGGCGCTGCTGTACTCGCAGGCCAAGCGGGAGCTGGAGGCGCTGCCTGTGCTCGACGAGCTACTGCGTCACCACCCCGAGCACGTCAAAGGCCTGATCCTCAAAGGAGACATCCTGATGAACCACAAGAAGGACACCGGGGGTGCCAAGGCATGCTTCGAGCACATCCTGCGCATGGACCCCACCAATGTTCAAGGCAAGCACAATCTGTGCGTGGTCTTCTTTGAGGAACGCGACCTGGCCCGTGCCGAGCGCTGCCTGGAGGAGACTCTTGCCATGGCGCCTCACGAGGAGTACGTGCGCCGGCACCTGAGCATCGTGCGCAACAAGATGGCGGCTTTGAGTGCAGCGGGGCATCCACTTAGCCCCGCAGAGGGCGCCACCGTACCAGCAAAGGAAGAGCTGGAGGCCCGACAAAAGGTGGcgcaggaagaggacaaggaagggaggggaaccACTGACGCTAGGGAGGGGGCCATGAGTGAGAAGAATGCACGGAAATCCGCTTCTGTGGGGACCCTCAGAGATGCAGGAGAGGATAAATCAGAACACCTGGaaggcagccaggcagacaaGCGGACTAAGAGTAAATCCACAAAAGAGATTAAGGACATAGAAAAGAAAAGGGCGGCAGCCCTAAAGAGACTGGAAGAGATTGAGCGCATATTGAGCGGTGATTAA
- the tmtc3 gene encoding protein O-mannosyl-transferase TMTC3 isoform X2 has product MAVVSWKEILLLTGLVVGCYWNSLSCGFVFDDVSAILDNKDLRPSTPLRNLFLNDFWGTPMAEERSHKSYRPLTVLTFRLNYIFSELRASSYHLLNVVLHAVVCVLFLRVCRLFLDMTSSLVAALLFAVHPIHTEAITGVVGRAELLSSIFLLAAFLAYTRSKGADHSIVWTPIALTVVLVAAATLCKEQGITVIGICCVHEVFVAQGFTLPILVDTLLQVLRGKDGFPYAVLQTLLKLIILIISTLLLVIIRVQVIQSQLPVFTRFDNPAAVSPAPTRQLTFNYLLPVNAWLLLNPSELCCDWTMGTIPLVESPLDLRNMATLAFYILLGLLAYHSLRYSHSSSKTVIMALSLIVLPFIPASNLFFPVGFVVAERVLYVPSMGFCVLVAHGFRIVSNKGYMKRISWLMIGVLLATHAVKTFNRNWDWETEYTLFTSALKVNKNNAKLWNNVGHALENQNSYEKALRYFLQATRVQPDDIGAHMNVGRTYKNLNKSKEAEDAYLVAKSLMPQIIPGKKYATRVAPNHLNVYINLANLIRTNDSRLEEADQLYRQAISMRPDFKQAYISRGELLLKMNKPTEAREAYLRALELDRTNADLWYNLAIVNIEMKEPSEALKNFNHALELNSRHKLALFNSALLMQESGEPRLRPEANRRFLMYVEEEPDDANGYFNLGMLAMDANENTEAERWMRKAIRLQTGFRSALFNLALLYSQAKRELEALPVLDELLRHHPEHVKGLILKGDILMNHKKDTGGAKACFEHILRMDPTNVQGKHNLCVVFFEERDLARAERCLEETLAMAPHEEYVRRHLSIVRNKMAALSAAGHPLSPAEGATVPAKEELEARQKVAQEEDKEGRGTTDAREGAMSEKNARKSASVGTLRDAGEDKSEHLEGSQADKRTKSKSTKEIKDIEKKRAAALKRLEEIERILSGD; this is encoded by the exons ATGGCTGTCGTGTCGTGGAAGGAGATCTTGCTTTTGACTGGACTGGTGGTGGGTTGTTACTGGAACAGCCTGTCCTGTGGCTTTGTGTTTGACGATGTCTCAGCCATCCTCGACAACAAGGATCTGcgcccctctacccctctccgcAACCTTTTCCTCAATGACTTCTGGGGGACTCCCATGGCTGAG GAGAGGAGCCATAAATCGTACAGACCCCTGACGGTACTCACTTTCCGGCTGAACTACATCTTCAGTGAGCTGAGGGCCTCATCCTACCACCTGCTCAATGTTGTTCTGCacgctgtggtgtgtgtgctgttcctgCGTGTCTGCCGCCTTTTCCTGGATATGACCTCCAGCCTGGTGGCGGCGCTGCTGTTTGCAGTGCACCCCATCCACACTGAGGCG ATTACAGGTGTGGTCGGCAGAGCAGAGCTTCTGTCTTCAATCTTCTTGTTGGCTGCTTTCTTGGCCTACACCAGGTCCAAAGGTGCAGACCATTCGATTG TTTGGACCCCTATTGCTCTGACTGTGGTCCTGGTGGCTGCAGCCACACTTTGTAAAGAGCAGGGTATCACTGTTATTGGCATCTGCTGTGTCCACGAGGTGTTTGTTGCACAAGGG TTCACTCTGCCCATACTTGTAGACACTCTACTACAGGTACTTCGGGGGAAAGATGGTTTCCCCTATGCAGTCCTGCAGACACTCCTCAAGCTTATCATTCTCATTATCAGCACGTTACTGCTGGTTATCATCCGTGTCCAGGTCATCCAATCACAGCTCCCTGTTTTTACCAG GTTTGATAACCCTGCAGCCGTCAGTCCTGCGCCTACCAGGCAGCTAACCTTCAACTACTTGCTGCCCGTCAATGCATGGTTGTTGCTCAACCCCTCTGAGCTCTGCTGTGACTGGACCATGGGCACCATCCCACTGGTGGAGTCACCCCTGGACCTGCGGAACATGGCCACCCTGGCGTTCTACATCCTCCTGGGTCTGCTGGCCTACCACAGCCTGCGTTACAGCCACAGCTCCTCCAAGACTGTCATCATG gcCCTTTCTTTGATTGTGCTTCCTTTCATCCCTGCATCCAACCTCTTCTTCCCTGTGGGCTTTGTAGTGGCAGAGAGGGTACTCTATGTTCCCAGCATGGgattctgtgtgcttgtggcaCATGGATTTAGGATTGTCTCCAATAAAGG ATACATGAAGAGGATCTCGTGGTTGATGATAGGCGTGCTTCTTGCAACGCATGCGGTCAAAACATTCAACAGGAACTGGGACTGGGAGACTGAGTACACGCTGTTTACATCTGCACTCAAA GTCAACAAGAATAATGCCAAGTTATGGAACAATGTTGGCCATGCTCTGGAAAATCAAAACAGTTATGAGAAAGCCTTGAGATATTTCCTTCAGGCTACTCGGGTCCAGCCAG ATGACATTGGGGCTCATATGAATGTCGGAAGGACATACAAGAACCTAAACAAATCAAAAGAAGCTGAAGACGCCTACCTTGTTGCCAAATCCCTCATGCCACAG ATTATTCCAGGAAAGAAGTATGCCACGCGGGTGGCGCCCAACCACCTGAACGTGTACATCAACCTGGCCAATCTGATCCGGACTAATGACTCACGCCTGGAAGAGGCTGACCAACTCTATCGACAGGCCATCAGCATGAGGCCTGACTTTAAACAAGCCTACATCAGCAG AGGGGAGCTGCTTCTGAAGATGAACAAGCCTACGGAGGCGAGGGAGGCCTACCTCAGAGCCCTGGAGCTGGACCGCACTAACGCGGACCTGTGGTACAACTTGGCAATCGTCAACATTGAGATGAAGGAGCCATCGGAGGCACTGAAGAACTTCAACCACGCGCTAGAGCTTAACTCTCGTCACAAGCTGGCCCTATTTAACTCTGCCTTGCTCATGCAAGAGTCTG GTGAGCCCAGGCTTCGTCCGGAGGCCAACCGCCGTTTCCTCATGTACGTGGAAGAGGAACCAGACGACGCCAATGGCTACTTCAACCTTGGCATGCTCGCCATGGATGCCAACGAGAACACGGAGGCCGAGCGCTGGATGCGCAAGGCCATACGGCTGCAAACGGGATTCCGCAGCGCGCTCTTCAACCTGGCGCTGCTGTACTCGCAGGCCAAGCGGGAGCTGGAGGCGCTGCCTGTGCTCGACGAGCTACTGCGTCACCACCCCGAGCACGTCAAAGGCCTGATCCTCAAAGGAGACATCCTGATGAACCACAAGAAGGACACCGGGGGTGCCAAGGCATGCTTCGAGCACATCCTGCGCATGGACCCCACCAATGTTCAAGGCAAGCACAATCTGTGCGTGGTCTTCTTTGAGGAACGCGACCTGGCCCGTGCCGAGCGCTGCCTGGAGGAGACTCTTGCCATGGCGCCTCACGAGGAGTACGTGCGCCGGCACCTGAGCATCGTGCGCAACAAGATGGCGGCTTTGAGTGCAGCGGGGCATCCACTTAGCCCCGCAGAGGGCGCCACCGTACCAGCAAAGGAAGAGCTGGAGGCCCGACAAAAGGTGGcgcaggaagaggacaaggaagggaggggaaccACTGACGCTAGGGAGGGGGCCATGAGTGAGAAGAATGCACGGAAATCCGCTTCTGTGGGGACCCTCAGAGATGCAGGAGAGGATAAATCAGAACACCTGGaaggcagccaggcagacaaGCGGACTAAGAGTAAATCCACAAAAGAGATTAAGGACATAGAAAAGAAAAGGGCGGCAGCCCTAAAGAGACTGGAAGAGATTGAGCGCATATTGAGCGGTGATTAA